In Acidimicrobiales bacterium, the genomic stretch GTGGCCGCGGCCAGCCCCGCCGGGCCGCCGCCGACGACGACCGCGTCGTAGGTCGGGTCGTGGGTCGGCGTCACGCGGTGAGGACGGCGACGGAGTCGGGCGCCAGGCGCAGGGTCCCGCCGGTGACGAGCTCGGCACCGTCGGACGCCAGGACGACGCTCCCCTCGGCCGCCAGCTCCACCGCCCGGGCGCCGATGTTGCCGGCGACGGTGACCGGGCCGCGGCGCACCACGAGCGAGCCCGCGTCCTCGTCGACCCGGCAGACGACGAGGTCGAGCCGGCCGTCGGTCAGCTCGGGCACGGACCGGCGCAGGGCGATGAGGCGGCGGTGCCAGTCGAGCACGGCGGCGTGGTCCTTCTCGCCGAGCTCGGACCAGTCGAGCTTCGACCGCTCGAAGGTCGCCGGGTCCTGGGGGTCGGGCACGTCGGCCGGCTGCCACCCGAAGGCGACGAACTCCGACCGCCGGCCGTCGCTGACGGCCCGGCCCAGGGCGGGGTCGGCGTGATCGGTGAAGTACTGGAACGGGGTGCCCGCCGCCCACTCCTCGCCCTGGAAGAGCATGGGCACGAAGGGGCTCGTCAGGACCAAAGCGGCAGCCAGCTGGAGCCGCCCGGGGGACATGAGGGCGGCGCTGCGCTCGCCCCGGGCCCGGTTGCCCACCTGGTCGTGGTTCTGGGCGTAGCCCAGGAAGCGGTGCCCGGACAACGTGGCGTCGTGGCGCCCGTGCCGCCGGTCCCGGTAGGGCGAGTACCCGCCGGCGTGGACGAAGGCGCGCCGCAGGGCCGTGGCGATGTCGGTGAGCGACCCGAAGTCAGCGTAGTAGCCGTCCCGCTCGCCGGTGAGGGCGGCATGGACGGCGTGGTGGAAGTCGTCGCTCCACTGGGCGTCCATACCGTAGCCGCCGACCTCGCGACGGCGGACCACCCGCGGGTCGTTGAGGTCGCTCTCCGCCACCAGGAACAGGGGCCGGCCGACGGAGGCGGCCAGCGCCTCGACCTCGACGGCCAGCTCCTCCAGCAGGTGCATGGCCGAGGTGTCGAGGATGGCGTGGACGGCATCGAGGCGCAGCCCGTCGCAGTGGTAGTCGCGCAGCCACATCAGGGCGTTGTCCACGAAGAACGCCCGCACCTCGTCGCTCCCCGCCTGGTCGAGGTTGACCGCCTGGCCCCAGGGTGTGGCGTAGCGCTCGGTGAAGTACGGCCCGTACGCACCGAGGTGGTTCCCGGCCGGCCCGAGGTGGTTGTACACGACGTCCATCACCACCCCGAGGCCGCGGGCGTGGCAGGCGTCGACCAGGCGCTTGAGGCCGTCGGGGCCACCGTAGGCGGAGTGCGGGGCGTAGAGGTCCACGCCGTCGTAGCCCCAGCCCCGGGTGCCCGGGAACTCGGCCACCGGCAGCAGCTCCATCACGTCCACGCCCAGGTCGACGAGGTGGTCGAGGCGCCGGATCACCGCGTCGAACGTCCCCTCGGGCGTGAAGGTCCCGACGTGGAGCTCGTAGATCACCGCCGACGGGAGGTGGACGCCGCGCCAGCCGGCGTCGGCCCACGGGAAGGCGGCGTGGTC encodes the following:
- the treZ gene encoding malto-oligosyltrehalose trehalohydrolase, which produces MTRFRVWAPNATAVELDLSGRRVPMAAAGRGWFEADIPDAGPGADYGFSLDGGPVRPDPRSPWQPAGVDGPSRTVDHAAFPWADAGWRGVHLPSAVIYELHVGTFTPEGTFDAVIRRLDHLVDLGVDVMELLPVAEFPGTRGWGYDGVDLYAPHSAYGGPDGLKRLVDACHARGLGVVMDVVYNHLGPAGNHLGAYGPYFTERYATPWGQAVNLDQAGSDEVRAFFVDNALMWLRDYHCDGLRLDAVHAILDTSAMHLLEELAVEVEALAASVGRPLFLVAESDLNDPRVVRRREVGGYGMDAQWSDDFHHAVHAALTGERDGYYADFGSLTDIATALRRAFVHAGGYSPYRDRRHGRHDATLSGHRFLGYAQNHDQVGNRARGERSAALMSPGRLQLAAALVLTSPFVPMLFQGEEWAAGTPFQYFTDHADPALGRAVSDGRRSEFVAFGWQPADVPDPQDPATFERSKLDWSELGEKDHAAVLDWHRRLIALRRSVPELTDGRLDLVVCRVDEDAGSLVVRRGPVTVAGNIGARAVELAAEGSVVLASDGAELVTGGTLRLAPDSVAVLTA